From Primulina huaijiensis isolate GDHJ02 chromosome 15, ASM1229523v2, whole genome shotgun sequence, one genomic window encodes:
- the LOC140958191 gene encoding LIM domain-containing protein WLIM1-like — MATFAGTTQKCKACEKTVYLVDQLTADSRVYHKACFRCHHCRGTLKLSNYCSYEGVLYCKPHYDQLFKMTGSLDKSFDGGPKAARVDRSSEQGITNNSKLSSLFAGTQDKCVSCNKKVYPLEKVAVDGSSYHRSCFKCSHGGCVISPSNYVAHEHQLYCRHHHTQLFKQKGNFSGLAKQEHVKGENGTA, encoded by the exons ATGGCTACTTTTGCAGGGACAACACAGAAATGTAAAGCCTGCGAAAAGACTGTGTATTTGGTGGATCAACTCACTGCGGATAGCAGGGTATATCACAAGGCTTGCTTCAGATGCCACCACTGCAGGGGAACCCTCAAG TTAAGTAATTACTGTTCCTATGAAGGAGTTCTGTACTGCAAACCTCACTATGATCAACTTTTCAAGATGACTGGAAGCTTGGATAAAAGTTTCGATG GAGGCCCAAAAGCTGCAAGAGTCGACAGATCTTCGGAGCAAGGCATTACAAACAACAGCAAACTTTCAAGCTTGTTTGCAGGAACTCAAGATAAATGTGTTTCTTGCAACAAGAAAGTCTACCCTCTTGAAAAG GTAGCTGTTGATGGAAGTTCGTATCATAGGTCGTGTTTCAAGTGCAGCCATGGTGGCTGTGTGATAAGTCCATCAAATTACGTTGCGCATGAACATCAGCTATACTGTAGGCATCACCATACTCAACTTTTCAAGCAAAAAGGCAATTTTAGCGGATTAGCAAAACAAGAACATGTTAAAGGGGAAAACGGAACAGCCTAA
- the LOC140959890 gene encoding uncharacterized protein translates to MGNCQAIDNATLVIQHPNGKENRLFKPIVATEIMKINPGHYVALLLTTTLYTSTSSATAAAGNEGSTKNNKIPLRVTRIKLLRPTDTLVLGHVYRLVTTEEVMKGLGAKKLAKWKQQQSGDDVEMYGKSAVKPNSDFEGVLRRNAVEMTKQAVKDRGHKSRNNKAPVVHAPSKSKAWQPSLSIISEAES, encoded by the exons ATGGGAAATTGCCAAGCCATTGATAATGCGACTTTAGTAATCCAACATCCCAATGGTAAAGAGAATCGGCTCTTTAAGCCTATTGTCGCTACTGAAATAATGAAGATCAATCCTGGTCACTACGTCGCACTTCTCCTCACCACCACCTTATACACATCCACCTCCTCCGCCACAGCCGCCGCCGGAAACGAGGGCAGtacaaaaaataacaaaatcccACTTCGTGTAACACGTATTAAGCTCCTTAGGCCTACCGATACTCTTGTTCTTGGCCATGTTTATAGACTAGTAACTACTGAAG AGGTAATGAAGGGATTGGGGGCCAAGAAACTAGCAAAATGGAAGCAGCAGCAATCTGGAGACGATGTTGAGATGTATGGAAAGAGTGCCGTGAAACCAAATTCAGATTTCGAGGGAGTTCTCAGAAGAAATGCCGTGGAGATGACAAAGCAG GCCGTGAAGGATAGAGGGCACAAATCAAGAAATAATAAAGCACCTGTAGTTCATGCCCCGTCAAAATCCAAAGCATGGCAACCGTCTTTAAGTATTATCTCTGAAGCTGAAAGCTGA